A stretch of the Archangium violaceum genome encodes the following:
- a CDS encoding NADH-quinone oxidoreductase subunit 5 family protein gives MTHSVCIRRIGPRMLMTLPLLLAVLCVPLALVAGAWRPAAAAWVGVTGAAAALAALFWGAAQGPASISVPWAPTWGVNLELSRDGLSVLYGALALGVGGLVALYSRAYIPHHLEEQHRPEREEVRFLVLMLSFMASMVLLVMARDILLLFVALDLTTLTSYLLIGFDRREARAREAALTALVVTGTTSVFFLVGVLLLANAHGSFSLPEVLARAEPGPVTTVAMACLAVAALGKSAQVPFHFWLPRAMAAPTPVSAYLHSAAMVAAGVFLLQRLHPLLEKAPEVRAVLLGVGLASMAAGSLLALTRDVLKEVLAYSTIAQYGYVVVMVALGAEGAPLYVLAHGLCKAALFLTAGAVIQLTGRERLSELGGLGRALPGLAVGSALAAAGLAGLPLTLGFFKDEVFFHALSKQGPALKVAGTLGAGLTLAYSGRFWWDLFAGTKRPGPVHRASRLLTLPVGVLAAAVLLGGVWPAPFEHVARAAGAEMVGHPVELSLAYHLDARTENLLALAAWALGGLLLATRRTWEAPLGRAMEVAGRWGPARGYAGALAGVDWLSSALHRLEVRDLRDRVAAVLVPAGLLGLLALWAHPVSGRFAFGPVGWGDVPLLLVLAFAAGAALATLRARGHLSLVLLLSCVGFSLALAFTFAAAPDVALTALLVETTFTLLFAALLRLLPRERLERAQAEALRPRRRDLLSALVAGGSAALLSWNALSHTREERLGEVELRAAEAAHAEDAVTAVLSDMRGLDTVGEVSVVVVALLGLTRLLRKD, from the coding sequence ATGACCCATAGCGTGTGCATCCGCCGCATTGGACCGCGCATGCTGATGACCCTCCCGCTCCTCCTCGCCGTGCTGTGCGTGCCGCTCGCCCTGGTGGCCGGGGCCTGGCGTCCGGCCGCGGCGGCGTGGGTGGGGGTGACGGGCGCGGCCGCGGCCCTGGCCGCGCTGTTCTGGGGAGCGGCCCAGGGCCCGGCGAGCATCTCCGTGCCGTGGGCCCCCACCTGGGGCGTGAACCTGGAGCTGTCCCGGGATGGGCTCTCCGTCCTCTACGGCGCGCTCGCGCTGGGGGTGGGCGGCCTCGTCGCCCTCTACTCACGCGCCTATATCCCCCACCACCTGGAGGAGCAGCACCGGCCGGAGCGCGAGGAGGTGCGCTTCCTCGTGCTGATGCTCTCCTTCATGGCATCCATGGTGCTGCTGGTGATGGCACGGGACATCCTGCTGCTCTTCGTGGCGTTGGATCTCACCACCCTGACCTCCTACCTCCTCATCGGCTTCGATCGGCGGGAAGCGCGGGCACGGGAGGCGGCGCTCACCGCGCTCGTCGTCACGGGAACCACCTCCGTCTTCTTCCTCGTGGGCGTGCTGCTGCTGGCCAACGCGCACGGCAGCTTCTCCCTGCCGGAGGTGCTGGCGCGCGCGGAGCCGGGCCCGGTGACGACGGTGGCGATGGCATGCCTGGCGGTGGCCGCGCTGGGCAAGAGCGCCCAGGTGCCCTTCCACTTCTGGCTGCCGCGCGCCATGGCCGCGCCCACGCCCGTGTCCGCGTACCTGCATTCGGCGGCGATGGTGGCCGCGGGCGTCTTCCTCCTCCAGCGCCTGCACCCGCTGCTGGAGAAGGCGCCCGAGGTGCGAGCGGTGCTGCTGGGCGTGGGCCTGGCCTCCATGGCCGCCGGCAGCCTGCTGGCGCTCACCCGGGACGTGCTCAAGGAGGTGCTCGCGTACTCCACCATCGCCCAGTACGGCTACGTGGTGGTGATGGTGGCGCTGGGGGCGGAGGGCGCGCCGCTGTACGTGCTGGCCCATGGCCTGTGCAAGGCCGCGCTCTTCCTCACCGCGGGCGCCGTCATCCAGCTCACCGGCCGCGAGCGCCTCTCGGAGCTGGGCGGCCTGGGCCGCGCGTTGCCGGGGCTGGCGGTGGGCAGCGCGTTGGCGGCGGCGGGGCTGGCCGGACTGCCGCTGACCCTGGGCTTCTTCAAGGACGAGGTCTTCTTCCACGCCCTGTCCAAGCAGGGGCCGGCGTTGAAGGTGGCGGGGACGCTCGGGGCGGGGCTGACGCTGGCCTATAGCGGCCGCTTCTGGTGGGACCTCTTCGCCGGAACGAAGCGCCCCGGGCCCGTCCACCGGGCGTCCCGGCTGCTCACCCTACCGGTGGGGGTGCTGGCCGCGGCGGTGCTCCTGGGCGGCGTATGGCCGGCTCCCTTCGAGCACGTCGCGCGGGCGGCGGGCGCGGAGATGGTGGGCCACCCGGTGGAGCTGTCCCTGGCGTACCACCTGGACGCGCGGACGGAGAACCTCCTGGCGCTGGCGGCATGGGCCCTGGGCGGGCTGCTGCTGGCCACCCGGCGCACGTGGGAGGCGCCGCTGGGGCGCGCCATGGAGGTGGCCGGACGATGGGGCCCGGCGCGCGGGTATGCCGGGGCGCTGGCGGGAGTGGACTGGCTCTCCTCCGCGCTGCACCGGCTGGAAGTGAGGGATCTGCGCGACCGCGTGGCGGCGGTGCTGGTGCCGGCGGGGCTGCTGGGCCTGCTGGCGCTGTGGGCCCACCCCGTGAGCGGCCGCTTCGCGTTCGGGCCCGTGGGCTGGGGAGACGTGCCGCTGCTGCTGGTGCTGGCCTTCGCCGCGGGAGCCGCGCTCGCCACGCTGCGGGCCCGCGGCCACCTGTCCCTGGTGTTGCTGCTGTCGTGCGTGGGCTTCAGCCTCGCGCTCGCCTTCACCTTCGCCGCCGCGCCGGACGTGGCCCTCACCGCGCTGCTGGTGGAAACCACCTTCACGCTGCTCTTCGCGGCACTGCTGAGGCTGCTGCCGCGCGAGCGCCTCGAGCGCGCCCAGGCCGAGGCCCTGCGCCCCCGCCGCCGGGACCTGCTGTCGGCATTGGTCGCGGGGGGGAGCGCGGCGTTGCTGAGCTGGAACGCGCTCAGTCACACGCGCGAGGAGCGCCTGGGCGAGGTGGAGCTGCGGGCCGCGGAGGCGGCGCACGCGGAGGATGCCGTCACGGCCGTGCTGAGCGACATGCGGGGGCTGGACACGGTCGGGGAAGTGAGCGTGGTGGTGGTGGCACTGCTGGGGCTCACGCGCCTGCTGCGAAAGGACTAG
- a CDS encoding immunity 52 family protein, which translates to MSETYGIKAYWAHRPESAEECARRAEMFFRLLAECHPDFAPWYEKSSSARKALQLGFEPTLETFLKFFGREKYQSGNDGFRFGAWTGREAEDHGAMVMLRCGSKGEVAPNSLWLFLPKEALGEERVVTEPVVSGAMRAVAVAWEPEWAVATADGLWDELSGGSQLGCFVGWMTYFSRDRGEVPALPAPVRVEAVGDKGTLVTLTPERLTPSNPEHVALAWRTQRALEERGLFRLMVPPASRRKA; encoded by the coding sequence ATGAGCGAGACGTACGGAATAAAAGCCTACTGGGCGCACAGGCCGGAGTCCGCCGAGGAGTGCGCGCGCCGGGCGGAGATGTTCTTCCGCCTCCTTGCGGAGTGCCATCCCGACTTCGCCCCTTGGTACGAGAAGAGCAGTTCGGCACGGAAGGCGCTGCAGCTCGGCTTTGAGCCCACACTCGAGACGTTCCTGAAATTCTTCGGGCGGGAGAAGTATCAGAGCGGGAATGATGGCTTCAGGTTCGGAGCGTGGACGGGTCGCGAGGCAGAAGACCACGGGGCAATGGTCATGCTCAGGTGCGGCTCGAAGGGAGAGGTGGCGCCGAACAGCCTCTGGCTCTTCCTGCCCAAGGAGGCCCTGGGTGAGGAGCGCGTAGTCACGGAGCCCGTCGTCTCTGGTGCTATGCGTGCCGTTGCCGTGGCCTGGGAGCCTGAGTGGGCAGTGGCGACGGCGGACGGGCTTTGGGACGAGCTCTCCGGCGGCAGTCAGCTCGGCTGCTTCGTGGGCTGGATGACGTACTTCTCGCGGGACCGGGGCGAGGTGCCTGCCCTGCCTGCGCCGGTGCGCGTAGAGGCTGTAGGCGACAAGGGCACGCTCGTCACGCTCACCCCGGAGCGACTTACCCCAAGCAATCCAGAGCACGTGGCGCTCGCTTGGCGAACGCAGCGGGCGCTTGAGGAGCGGGGGCTGTTCCGGTTGATGGTGCCGCCGGCTTCCAGGCGGAAGGCGTGA
- a CDS encoding DUF4336 domain-containing protein: protein MSALEDSPAPSPASSQEEWEEPIRLYTPLDVPKPLAENVWLVDGPVVRMTFVGTRLPFPTRMTIVRLANGDLWLHSPTALSEPLRRRVEALGRVAHLVSPNKIHYAHIAAWKAAYPEARAWASPGVRERAASQGIAVSFDAELGDAPPPDWRAELEQLVFRGSRFMEEVVFLHRASRTLLLADLIENFEADHVRPGLRWLLRLAGNLHPDGKAPVDLRLTFLGRKDEARACLRRMLAWQPERIVLAHGRCYLERGTEELRRAFQWLG, encoded by the coding sequence ATGTCCGCGCTCGAAGACAGCCCCGCGCCCAGTCCCGCCTCCTCCCAGGAGGAATGGGAAGAACCCATCCGCCTGTACACGCCACTCGATGTTCCCAAGCCCCTGGCCGAGAACGTATGGCTCGTCGACGGTCCGGTGGTCCGGATGACCTTCGTCGGCACGCGCCTCCCCTTCCCCACCCGCATGACGATTGTCCGGCTGGCGAACGGAGACCTGTGGTTGCACTCGCCCACCGCCCTGTCCGAGCCGCTCCGGCGGCGCGTGGAGGCACTGGGCCGGGTCGCCCATCTCGTCTCGCCGAACAAGATTCACTACGCCCACATCGCCGCGTGGAAGGCGGCGTACCCGGAGGCGAGGGCCTGGGCCTCGCCGGGCGTGCGCGAGCGCGCCGCGAGCCAGGGCATCGCCGTGAGCTTCGATGCCGAGCTCGGCGATGCGCCCCCGCCGGACTGGAGGGCGGAGCTCGAGCAGCTCGTCTTCCGCGGCAGCCGCTTCATGGAGGAGGTGGTCTTCCTGCACCGGGCCAGCCGCACCCTCCTGCTCGCCGACCTCATCGAGAACTTCGAGGCGGACCACGTCCGCCCCGGACTCCGCTGGCTCCTGCGGCTCGCCGGCAATCTGCACCCGGATGGGAAGGCGCCCGTGGACTTGCGGCTGACCTTCCTGGGACGCAAGGACGAGGCGCGGGCCTGCTTGCGGCGGATGCTCGCGTGGCAGCCCGAGCGCATCGTGCTCGCCCACGGGCGCTGCTACCTGGAGCGGGGCACGGAGGAGCTCCGCCGGGCCTTCCAGTGGCTCGGCTGA
- a CDS encoding Na+/H+ antiporter subunit E, producing MSRHLLPLLLLTGVYALMVGSVRPADLAMGALLALGLRWLFRPEHGGGPPEAAVGVMRRMMHFPRFLAAALGQTLVGSARVALLTLGLRPVDRDGEVEVPVGERSELGVHVTAMVATLSPGSVLLEVDWERRVMRFHVVDATDPDALRRELDDFYRRYQRAVFP from the coding sequence GTGAGCCGGCACCTGCTGCCGTTGCTGCTCCTCACGGGCGTATACGCGCTCATGGTGGGCAGCGTGCGGCCGGCGGATCTGGCCATGGGCGCGCTGCTGGCCCTGGGGCTGCGCTGGCTCTTCCGGCCAGAGCACGGGGGCGGGCCTCCCGAGGCGGCGGTAGGCGTGATGCGGCGGATGATGCACTTCCCTCGCTTCCTCGCGGCGGCGCTCGGCCAGACGCTGGTGGGCAGCGCGCGGGTGGCGCTGCTGACGCTGGGGCTGCGGCCGGTGGACCGCGATGGAGAGGTGGAGGTACCGGTGGGTGAGCGCTCGGAGCTGGGCGTCCACGTGACCGCGATGGTGGCCACGCTGTCGCCCGGCTCGGTGTTGCTGGAGGTGGACTGGGAGCGCCGGGTGATGCGCTTCCACGTGGTGGACGCGACGGATCCGGACGCCCTGCGCCGCGAGCTGGACGACTTCTACCGGCGCTACCAACGGGCCGTCTTCCCCTGA
- a CDS encoding monovalent cation/H+ antiporter complex subunit F — MHDAVFYSCLIWLTGLLGVLVGVAVRRREAVDVILALDTLTLVLVAVLGLFAAYRRSEGYLDAALVLALIAFVQTVVAVRYLRGQKGAFS; from the coding sequence ATGCACGACGCGGTGTTCTACAGCTGCTTGATATGGCTGACGGGGCTGCTGGGCGTACTGGTCGGGGTGGCCGTACGCCGTCGCGAGGCGGTGGACGTCATCCTCGCGCTGGACACGCTCACCCTGGTGCTGGTGGCGGTGCTGGGCCTGTTCGCCGCGTACCGGCGCAGCGAGGGCTACCTGGACGCGGCGCTGGTGCTGGCGCTCATCGCCTTCGTCCAGACGGTGGTGGCGGTGCGCTACCTGCGCGGGCAGAAGGGAGCCTTCTCGTGA
- a CDS encoding MnhB domain-containing protein: protein MHSFVPLIARVLLQPALVVAAALWVRGYAEAGGGFSAGVLAALAVLLQYVVLGREEARRPWPVRHAAALVPAGLMVVLAVAFGPVLAGYPPVTHFPRPGEHVVHLGALELHTAALFDVGIFLLVFGFIVATIDGIIAAVPEEEDAS from the coding sequence ATGCACTCCTTCGTCCCGCTCATCGCCCGGGTGTTGCTGCAACCGGCGCTCGTCGTCGCCGCGGCCTTGTGGGTGCGGGGCTACGCGGAGGCGGGGGGAGGCTTCAGCGCGGGGGTGCTGGCGGCCCTCGCGGTGCTGTTGCAATACGTGGTGCTCGGCAGGGAGGAGGCGCGGCGTCCGTGGCCGGTACGGCACGCGGCGGCGCTGGTCCCCGCGGGGTTGATGGTGGTGCTGGCGGTGGCCTTCGGGCCCGTGCTGGCGGGCTACCCCCCGGTCACCCACTTCCCCCGCCCCGGAGAGCACGTGGTGCACCTGGGCGCACTGGAGTTGCACACCGCGGCCCTCTTCGACGTGGGCATCTTCCTGCTCGTCTTCGGTTTCATCGTGGCCACCATCGACGGCATCATCGCGGCGGTGCCGGAAGAGGAGGACGCGTCATGA
- a CDS encoding complex I subunit 5 family protein codes for MSLMLVVLGGPWVLAGVLAFLDGRRPGVGWTAAVGLAGVLAACAALVPEAASAHPPEFVTGKWPVGVGIRMRADMLSAVFCGVSVAVLLAALVFELLRGVRTRTFPALVLFLAAGLNGAFLTGDAFNFYVFFELSMTAAFALASYGGDPAHVRAAFTFVMVNLVGSVLFLSAVVMLYQLTGTLDMGGVSEWTRTEGARPLDVPGALLLSALGVKVGLFPFHFWAPAVYRDTGPTVAALLAGALANLGSYGLLRFGGDVLPPMLEYGKEVLAVLGGVSIVYGSLLALSRRDAREVLAYASIAQAGLLLVALGVGGARGLAAAVALALVGSVDKAALFLALGEEGRPSRAAFAVAAFSTAGVPLSAGFVAKAALLRAALGTGQAVLAGLVVLSSALSLLALFRTWQHEPGEEARHRWATGVWVLVLALTVVAAGAWPEPLLRASELAASGLGGAR; via the coding sequence ATGAGCCTGATGCTCGTCGTGCTGGGGGGGCCGTGGGTGCTGGCGGGGGTACTCGCCTTCCTGGACGGCCGGAGGCCGGGAGTGGGCTGGACGGCGGCGGTGGGGCTCGCGGGGGTGCTGGCCGCCTGCGCGGCGCTGGTGCCGGAGGCGGCCTCGGCGCACCCGCCGGAGTTCGTCACCGGGAAGTGGCCCGTGGGCGTGGGCATCCGGATGAGGGCGGACATGCTCTCCGCGGTGTTCTGCGGGGTGTCCGTGGCGGTGCTGCTGGCCGCGCTCGTCTTCGAGCTGCTCCGGGGCGTGCGCACGCGCACCTTCCCGGCGCTCGTGCTCTTCCTGGCCGCGGGGTTGAACGGGGCCTTCCTCACCGGGGATGCCTTCAACTTCTACGTCTTCTTCGAGCTCTCCATGACGGCGGCCTTCGCGCTGGCCAGCTACGGCGGGGATCCAGCGCACGTACGCGCGGCCTTCACCTTCGTGATGGTGAACCTGGTGGGCTCGGTGCTCTTCCTGAGCGCGGTGGTGATGCTGTACCAGCTGACGGGCACGCTGGACATGGGGGGCGTGTCGGAGTGGACACGGACGGAGGGCGCGCGCCCGTTGGACGTGCCGGGGGCGCTGCTGCTGTCGGCACTGGGTGTGAAGGTGGGGCTCTTCCCCTTCCATTTCTGGGCGCCGGCCGTGTACCGGGACACGGGGCCCACGGTGGCGGCGCTCCTGGCCGGCGCGCTGGCGAACCTGGGCAGCTACGGGCTGCTGCGCTTCGGCGGGGACGTGCTGCCGCCCATGTTGGAGTACGGGAAGGAAGTGCTGGCGGTGCTGGGAGGGGTGAGCATCGTCTACGGCTCGCTGCTGGCGCTGTCACGCAGGGACGCGCGGGAGGTGCTCGCCTATGCCTCCATCGCGCAGGCGGGCTTGCTGCTGGTGGCCCTGGGGGTGGGAGGAGCGCGGGGGCTGGCGGCGGCGGTGGCGCTGGCGCTGGTGGGCTCGGTGGACAAGGCGGCCCTCTTCCTCGCGCTGGGTGAGGAGGGGCGGCCCTCGCGCGCGGCCTTCGCGGTGGCGGCCTTCAGCACCGCGGGAGTGCCCTTGTCGGCGGGCTTCGTGGCCAAGGCGGCGCTGCTCCGCGCGGCGCTGGGCACGGGGCAGGCGGTGCTGGCGGGCCTGGTGGTGCTCTCCAGCGCACTGTCACTCCTGGCGCTCTTCCGGACCTGGCAGCACGAACCGGGGGAGGAGGCACGGCACCGGTGGGCGACCGGGGTGTGGGTGCTGGTGTTGGCGCTGACGGTGGTGGCGGCCGGGGCGTGGCCGGAGCCGCTGCTGCGCGCCAGCGAGCTGGCGGCCTCGGGCCTGGGAGGGGCGCGGTGA
- a CDS encoding S8 family serine peptidase → MKLKLTQTLFTCSVLGLSACGEPMAEQDQVIESKDVGQLAQLLRSPNAVPDQYIVVFHDTQKDVARRGPAAIAQEMASAHGGQVLHTYSAALKGFAVRLPAARLQRLLEDPRVAYVEEDGFVQASASQSNATWGIDRTDQRALPLNSTYSYNADGTGVHAYIVDTGVKLTHTEFTGRMGNGYDAVTSGGTANDCNGHGTHVAGSTAGTTYGIAKKATVHPVRVLDCNGSGTNAGVIAGVDWVTANHVKPAVANMSLGGGASSTLDNAVTNSVNAGVVYAVAAGNDNKDACNYSPARAAAALTVGSTASNDSRSSFSNFGSCVDIFAPGSSITSAWYTSDTATNTISGTSMASPHVAGVAALYLQCNPGATPSQVEAALEGNATSGVLTSIGSGSPNLLLYSSFISCGGGGGDDTTAPTTSISSPTSGSTVSGTTTISASASDNVGVSKVEFYAGSSLLGTDTSSPYGLDWNTTTVADGTYSLTTKAYDAAGNVATSSAVSVNVSNSTGSCSISEQLLLNPGFESGNVSWVADSGVIGTTTNSRTGSYSAWHNGYASSNTDYSYQDVTIPSGACSASLSFWLRIDTAETTTTKAYDKFTVTVRNTSNSVLATLASYSNLNKTGYVQKSFDLKAYAGKTVRIYFYGTEDSSLATSFFIDDAALTITR, encoded by the coding sequence ATGAAGCTGAAGCTGACCCAGACGCTGTTCACCTGCTCCGTGCTGGGCCTGAGCGCCTGCGGCGAACCGATGGCCGAGCAGGACCAGGTCATCGAGTCCAAGGACGTGGGCCAGCTGGCCCAGCTCCTGCGCAGCCCGAACGCGGTGCCGGACCAGTACATCGTGGTCTTCCACGACACCCAGAAGGACGTGGCGCGGCGGGGTCCCGCGGCCATCGCCCAGGAGATGGCCAGCGCCCACGGCGGCCAGGTGCTGCACACCTACTCGGCGGCGCTCAAGGGCTTCGCGGTGCGCCTGCCCGCGGCGCGCCTGCAGCGGTTGCTGGAGGATCCGCGCGTGGCGTACGTGGAGGAGGACGGGTTCGTGCAGGCGTCGGCGTCGCAGTCCAACGCGACCTGGGGCATCGATCGGACGGACCAGCGCGCCCTGCCGTTGAACAGCACCTACAGCTACAACGCGGACGGCACCGGGGTGCACGCGTATATCGTCGACACGGGCGTGAAGCTGACGCACACGGAATTCACCGGCCGCATGGGCAACGGCTATGACGCCGTCACCTCCGGCGGCACCGCCAATGACTGCAACGGCCACGGTACCCACGTGGCGGGCTCCACGGCGGGCACCACCTACGGCATCGCGAAGAAGGCCACCGTGCACCCGGTGCGCGTGCTGGACTGCAACGGCTCGGGCACCAACGCGGGCGTGATCGCCGGCGTGGACTGGGTAACGGCCAACCACGTCAAGCCGGCCGTGGCCAACATGAGCCTGGGGGGCGGGGCCTCCAGCACGCTGGACAACGCGGTCACCAACTCCGTCAACGCCGGCGTCGTCTACGCCGTCGCGGCGGGCAACGACAACAAGGACGCGTGCAACTACTCGCCGGCCCGCGCCGCCGCGGCCCTCACCGTGGGCTCCACGGCCAGCAACGACTCCCGCTCGTCGTTCTCCAACTTCGGCTCGTGCGTGGACATCTTCGCGCCGGGCTCGAGCATCACCTCGGCCTGGTACACCAGCGACACGGCCACCAACACCATCAGCGGCACCTCGATGGCCAGCCCGCACGTGGCCGGCGTCGCGGCGCTCTACCTGCAGTGCAACCCGGGCGCCACGCCCTCGCAGGTGGAGGCGGCGCTGGAGGGCAACGCCACCAGCGGCGTGCTCACCAGCATCGGCAGCGGCTCACCCAACCTGCTGCTCTACAGCTCCTTCATCTCCTGCGGAGGCGGAGGCGGCGATGACACCACGGCGCCCACCACGTCCATCTCCTCGCCCACCAGCGGCTCCACGGTGAGCGGCACCACCACCATCAGCGCCAGCGCCAGCGACAACGTGGGCGTGAGCAAGGTGGAGTTCTACGCCGGCTCCAGCCTGCTCGGCACCGACACCAGCTCGCCCTACGGCCTCGACTGGAACACCACCACGGTGGCCGACGGCACCTACTCGCTGACCACGAAGGCCTATGACGCGGCCGGCAACGTGGCCACCTCCTCCGCGGTGTCCGTGAACGTGAGCAACAGCACGGGCAGCTGCTCCATCTCCGAGCAGCTCCTGCTCAACCCGGGCTTCGAGAGCGGCAACGTGAGCTGGGTGGCCGACTCAGGCGTCATCGGCACCACCACCAACTCGCGCACGGGCAGCTACTCGGCCTGGCACAACGGCTACGCCTCCTCCAACACCGACTACTCCTACCAGGACGTCACCATCCCCTCGGGAGCCTGCAGTGCCTCGCTGAGCTTCTGGCTGCGCATCGACACCGCCGAGACCACCACCACCAAGGCCTACGACAAGTTCACGGTGACGGTGCGCAACACCTCCAACTCGGTCCTGGCGACGCTGGCCAGCTACAGCAACCTGAACAAGACGGGCTACGTGCAGAAGTCGTTCGACCTGAAGGCCTACGCGGGCAAGACGGTTCGCATCTACTTCTACGGCACCGAGGACTCGTCTCTGGCCACCAGCTTCTTCATCGACGACGCCGCGCTGACCATCACCCGGTAG
- a CDS encoding restriction endonuclease fold toxin 5 domain-containing protein, with translation MTLDYFQGFLAQAGVPSTALPRDGRTLSPQQAMELVPHLLSTPLTLGNFGLRRMAAHLLLEVAAGGEVVTRDEFHARMRRFSRLLVLRPDGYLVRATTGVAVQKAGQVVLAEDGTLRAGRFEVGPFYAIEGRRLFPVDQGLEVPRGARPAGLYEPDDNPALAVAEGAVLAVVDMVEGLYRLVFYTGETLEGLAQLPGAVRQLYENSPKLWEEFRHKPYAEKVRTVSRLATGAVLTVGTAGAGTAKAAAWGGKLGSLTVPLLSLTGDGLLTVRLVAVPIGSVATAAAPAVSATYVLHMATTSAQGAGGGGGWPPVGGPGQWVEDNSSMSEQARDYQAQITGAPKRWAYRVCRDGDCVNYDGYDPKTGTLLEAKAREYQKWFDEDLNPRFKYEGLDSMIEQAERQLRVAGEVPVRWHVAEPRMVAVLRKYFDANGFQAIEVVYTQPVK, from the coding sequence ATGACGCTCGACTACTTCCAGGGTTTCCTCGCGCAGGCCGGTGTCCCCAGTACGGCGTTGCCCAGAGACGGGCGCACGCTGTCGCCTCAGCAGGCGATGGAGCTGGTGCCGCATCTGCTCTCTACGCCGTTGACACTGGGCAACTTCGGGCTGCGCCGTATGGCGGCACACCTGCTCTTGGAGGTGGCCGCGGGTGGCGAGGTGGTGACGAGAGACGAGTTCCACGCGCGCATGCGCCGCTTCTCGCGGCTGCTGGTGCTTCGGCCGGACGGATACCTGGTGAGGGCCACGACGGGAGTAGCGGTCCAGAAGGCCGGTCAGGTCGTGCTCGCCGAGGACGGCACGCTCCGGGCCGGACGCTTCGAGGTGGGACCGTTCTACGCTATCGAGGGCAGGCGCCTCTTCCCGGTGGACCAGGGGCTCGAGGTTCCCAGAGGCGCGCGTCCGGCGGGCCTGTATGAGCCCGACGACAACCCGGCGCTTGCGGTGGCCGAGGGAGCAGTGCTCGCTGTGGTGGACATGGTGGAAGGCCTCTACCGGCTGGTCTTCTACACGGGCGAGACACTGGAGGGGCTGGCGCAGCTGCCGGGCGCGGTGAGGCAGCTCTACGAGAACTCGCCGAAGCTGTGGGAGGAGTTCCGTCACAAGCCCTACGCTGAGAAGGTGCGCACCGTGTCGCGGCTCGCAACGGGCGCGGTGCTGACGGTCGGTACGGCCGGCGCTGGAACTGCGAAGGCGGCCGCCTGGGGTGGGAAGCTGGGGAGCCTCACGGTGCCTCTGCTGTCGCTCACAGGGGACGGGCTCCTGACGGTGCGCCTAGTGGCCGTCCCCATTGGGAGTGTCGCCACCGCAGCCGCGCCGGCGGTGAGTGCCACCTACGTTCTGCACATGGCCACCACGAGCGCCCAGGGCGCGGGGGGCGGCGGTGGCTGGCCTCCGGTCGGCGGGCCAGGGCAGTGGGTGGAGGACAACTCCAGCATGTCCGAGCAGGCGAGGGACTACCAAGCCCAGATCACGGGGGCACCCAAGCGATGGGCGTACAGGGTGTGCCGGGATGGGGACTGCGTGAATTACGACGGGTACGATCCGAAGACGGGCACCCTGCTTGAGGCCAAGGCGCGCGAGTACCAGAAGTGGTTCGACGAGGACCTCAACCCTAGATTCAAATACGAAGGCCTGGACAGCATGATCGAACAAGCTGAACGGCAGCTTCGGGTTGCAGGCGAGGTGCCAGTCCGTTGGCACGTCGCGGAGCCGCGGATGGTGGCGGTGCTTCGGAAGTATTTCGACGCTAACGGCTTCCAGGCCATTGAGGTCGTTTACACTCAGCCCGTGAAGTGA
- a CDS encoding sodium:proton antiporter: MIAALALTVGLLFGCGVLLVLERELVRMAAGTLLISNASILFTLAAGFRERGEAIHASADQPVTDPVLQALALTAIVISFAVSALLLSLVHRAQHTHRSLRLEALARAEREAERARGPGEA, encoded by the coding sequence ATGATCGCCGCGCTCGCCCTCACCGTGGGGCTGCTCTTCGGCTGCGGGGTGTTGCTGGTGCTGGAGCGCGAGCTGGTACGCATGGCCGCCGGCACGCTGCTCATCTCCAACGCCTCCATCCTCTTCACCCTGGCCGCGGGCTTCCGGGAGCGGGGCGAGGCCATCCACGCGAGCGCGGACCAGCCCGTGACGGATCCGGTGCTGCAGGCGCTGGCCCTCACCGCCATCGTCATCAGCTTCGCCGTGTCGGCGCTGCTGCTCTCGCTCGTGCACCGGGCGCAGCACACCCACCGCTCGCTGCGTCTGGAGGCGCTGGCGCGCGCGGAGCGGGAAGCCGAGCGCGCCCGGGGCCCGGGGGAAGCATGA
- a CDS encoding cation:proton antiporter, whose translation MKWLADVLVLGGTLVLTLSVLGILRLPHVLFRLHAAGQAVLPGVAAILLATLGTGEVRLVSRALLVCVFLLLTAPVSSHAIARAAWQKKARRDSTPPGTPQP comes from the coding sequence GTGAAGTGGCTCGCGGACGTCCTCGTGCTGGGAGGCACCCTGGTCCTCACGCTGTCGGTGCTGGGCATCCTCCGGCTGCCGCACGTCCTGTTTCGCCTGCACGCCGCCGGGCAGGCGGTGTTGCCGGGCGTCGCGGCCATCCTGCTGGCGACCCTGGGCACGGGAGAGGTACGGCTGGTATCCCGCGCCCTGCTGGTGTGCGTCTTCCTGCTGCTCACCGCGCCCGTGTCCTCGCACGCCATCGCCCGGGCGGCCTGGCAGAAGAAGGCCCGCCGAGACAGCACACCACCAGGCACGCCCCAGCCCTGA